The following proteins come from a genomic window of Solwaraspora sp. WMMA2065:
- a CDS encoding LacI family DNA-binding transcriptional regulator, producing MKRPTIADIARRAGVSKGAVSYALNGQPGVSEATRQRILAIAAEIGFNPNSAARALSGATANAVGLALSRPARILGIEPFFMELISGVEAELSARSYALTLQVVADTEAEIAVYRRWWGERRVDGVFLCDLRVDDDRVPALETLQLPAVVIGGPDHTGSLPSIWSDDASALVETVEYLVAMGHRRIARVGGLPGLLHTEIRADAFTDVCRRLGLNQCVTVPSDYTGEEGARATRRLLSTAARPTAMIYDNDVMAIAGLAVAQEMGLAVPGDLSIVAWDDSPLCRLVHPPLTALGRDIPAYGAHAARQLLATIAGEPTQAYQDETPHLTPRGSTAPPRNGQ from the coding sequence GTGAAACGGCCGACCATCGCCGACATCGCCCGCCGAGCAGGCGTCTCGAAGGGCGCCGTCTCCTACGCGCTCAACGGCCAGCCGGGAGTGTCCGAGGCGACCCGGCAGCGGATCCTCGCCATCGCCGCCGAGATCGGGTTCAACCCCAACAGCGCCGCCCGCGCCCTGTCCGGAGCCACCGCCAACGCAGTCGGCCTGGCGCTGAGCCGCCCGGCCCGGATCCTCGGTATCGAGCCGTTCTTCATGGAGCTGATCAGCGGTGTCGAGGCCGAGTTGTCCGCCCGGTCGTACGCGCTGACCCTGCAGGTGGTAGCCGACACCGAGGCCGAGATCGCGGTCTACCGGCGCTGGTGGGGTGAGCGCCGGGTGGACGGCGTGTTCCTCTGCGACCTTCGGGTCGACGACGACCGGGTGCCGGCACTGGAGACGCTGCAACTGCCAGCGGTGGTGATCGGCGGCCCCGACCACACCGGCTCGCTGCCGAGCATCTGGTCCGACGACGCGTCGGCCCTGGTCGAGACGGTCGAGTACCTGGTCGCGATGGGGCACCGCCGGATCGCCCGGGTCGGCGGCCTGCCCGGACTACTGCACACCGAGATCCGCGCGGACGCGTTCACCGACGTCTGCCGCCGACTCGGCCTGAACCAGTGCGTCACGGTGCCGTCCGACTACACCGGAGAGGAGGGCGCGCGGGCGACCCGGCGGCTGCTCAGCACCGCGGCCCGCCCCACCGCGATGATCTACGACAACGACGTGATGGCGATCGCCGGCCTGGCGGTGGCCCAGGAGATGGGGCTGGCCGTGCCGGGTGACCTGTCGATCGTGGCCTGGGACGACTCGCCGCTGTGCCGGCTGGTGCATCCGCCGCTGACCGCGCTTGGCCGCGACATCCCGGCGTACGGTGCACACGCCGCGCGGCAACTGCTGGCGACGATCGCCGGTGAGCCGACGCAGGCGTACCAGGACGAGACGCCGCACCTGACCCCGCGGGGCAGCACCGCACCGCCACGTAACGGACAGTGA
- a CDS encoding GGDEF domain-containing phosphodiesterase → MPEAFPEPPRTRPRPHRAEPPGWTLPAQVGAAALLLTAGTVGLLTVPVAVLGAVLFGVGMPGWRLSRMAVTAHARTGEYRDCRGTGLLAVTSVGGATAVCVAAFSPPAARTGLALSGLILALAGHLAAILLLPGIAETWRLRLRRVVDGLSLGISLIFAGWLLSPVDTVPSAVLFVELSVIGAGSIIAVTALAVWRQRPAVLYCGGGSGAVLIGLAAPTVCFAYGTAGWLWCLAMAPALGGMLLLVIGAQRAQRAGSRPVTPVRGRLTAYPLVTVPAVVAALAAVYHVAAQGSFDRTSVLLGLAVIPTLVIREMMAAADVRSYARRLSIQEAHFRSLVSGGNDLTLTLGDDLRVRWQSPAAARLFGLADAQVLGRPFIELMHPEDVPEVIMVLTGVVTGRLVPTGRTPLVTARLRDGHGRWRDTESTVSDQRTVPEVGALVVHVRDVGERVHLERRLYKLGFTDQLTGLANRRELMRQIANQRDLPGHPGALLIIDLHGLVGVNEQYGREASDAVLVEVGRRLRDTVEPDDVVARLSGDEFAVITVAGPMLAYGTGARLVAALREPCQLPGAVVALQTSIGMAEVAGGAGADDVLRRADLARRRARQLGRNRVEWYDSYLEQQLVRRLDLERELPGAAERGELDVVYQPVVDLVDGKPVGVEALLRWRSPVLGTVLPAELLAVARELSLLGHIGRWARATACRQLASWSREGHGLWLSVNVAPAEMAATTFVADLLAMLAAQGVGPERLVVEVAESLVAEELAAAENPQILAQLANLRAHGVRIALDDFGAGQASIAQLRRLPLDVVKIDRSLVAGAGAGPDSVHPMLEAVAGLGRRFGLEIVAEGLETDGQVSQAQVAGCRFGQGYALARPAPAERTEAYIADFPTPSH, encoded by the coding sequence GTGCCTGAGGCGTTCCCCGAACCACCCCGTACCCGTCCCCGCCCCCACCGGGCCGAACCCCCCGGCTGGACCCTGCCCGCACAGGTCGGCGCCGCCGCGCTGCTGCTGACCGCAGGCACCGTTGGCCTGCTGACCGTCCCGGTCGCGGTGCTCGGCGCGGTGCTGTTCGGCGTCGGCATGCCCGGTTGGCGGCTGTCGCGGATGGCCGTCACCGCGCACGCCCGTACCGGGGAATACCGGGACTGTCGCGGAACCGGCCTGCTCGCCGTGACCAGCGTCGGCGGCGCCACCGCAGTCTGCGTCGCCGCCTTCAGCCCGCCGGCGGCCCGGACCGGCCTGGCGCTCAGCGGGCTCATCCTCGCCCTGGCCGGTCACCTCGCGGCGATTCTGCTGCTGCCGGGCATCGCCGAGACCTGGCGGCTGCGCCTTCGGCGGGTGGTCGACGGGCTGAGCCTGGGGATCAGTCTGATCTTCGCCGGATGGCTGCTGTCGCCGGTCGACACCGTGCCGTCGGCCGTGCTCTTCGTCGAGCTGAGCGTGATCGGGGCCGGATCGATCATCGCGGTCACCGCCCTGGCGGTATGGCGGCAACGCCCGGCGGTGCTGTACTGCGGCGGCGGCTCCGGCGCGGTGCTCATCGGACTGGCCGCCCCGACGGTCTGTTTCGCGTACGGCACCGCGGGCTGGCTCTGGTGCCTGGCGATGGCCCCGGCGCTCGGCGGCATGCTGCTGCTGGTCATCGGGGCGCAGCGGGCGCAGCGCGCGGGTTCGCGGCCGGTCACCCCGGTGCGCGGCCGGCTCACCGCGTATCCACTGGTGACAGTTCCGGCGGTGGTGGCCGCGCTGGCGGCCGTATACCACGTGGCGGCCCAGGGGTCGTTCGACCGTACGTCGGTCCTGCTCGGCCTCGCGGTGATCCCGACGCTGGTGATCCGGGAGATGATGGCCGCGGCCGACGTGCGGTCCTACGCCCGGCGACTGAGCATCCAGGAGGCGCACTTCCGGTCGTTGGTCTCCGGCGGCAACGATCTCACCCTGACCCTCGGCGACGACCTGCGGGTGCGGTGGCAGTCACCGGCCGCCGCCCGGCTGTTCGGGCTGGCCGACGCGCAGGTGCTCGGCCGACCATTCATCGAGCTGATGCATCCCGAGGACGTCCCCGAGGTGATCATGGTGCTGACCGGGGTGGTGACCGGCCGGCTGGTACCGACCGGCCGGACCCCGCTGGTCACCGCCCGGCTACGGGACGGCCACGGCCGGTGGCGGGACACCGAGTCCACCGTGTCCGATCAGCGGACGGTGCCTGAGGTCGGAGCGCTCGTGGTGCACGTACGCGACGTGGGGGAGCGGGTGCACCTGGAGCGGCGGCTGTACAAGCTCGGCTTCACCGACCAGTTGACCGGGTTGGCGAACCGCCGGGAGCTGATGCGCCAGATCGCCAACCAGCGGGACCTGCCCGGCCACCCCGGTGCGTTGCTGATCATCGACCTGCACGGCCTGGTCGGCGTCAACGAGCAGTACGGGCGGGAGGCCAGCGACGCGGTGCTGGTCGAGGTGGGGCGGCGGCTGCGGGACACAGTGGAGCCGGACGATGTGGTCGCCCGGCTCAGCGGCGACGAGTTCGCGGTGATCACCGTCGCCGGCCCGATGCTGGCGTACGGCACCGGGGCGCGGCTGGTCGCGGCGCTGCGCGAGCCGTGCCAGCTGCCCGGCGCGGTGGTTGCGCTGCAGACCAGCATCGGCATGGCCGAGGTGGCCGGCGGCGCCGGGGCGGACGATGTGCTGCGCCGGGCGGATCTGGCTCGCCGCCGGGCCCGCCAGCTCGGTCGCAACCGGGTCGAGTGGTACGACTCCTACCTGGAGCAACAGCTCGTTCGGCGGCTGGATCTGGAGCGGGAGCTGCCGGGTGCGGCCGAGCGGGGCGAGTTGGACGTGGTGTACCAGCCGGTGGTGGACCTGGTCGACGGCAAACCGGTGGGGGTCGAGGCGCTGCTGCGCTGGCGCAGCCCGGTGCTCGGCACGGTGCTGCCGGCCGAGCTGCTCGCCGTGGCCCGGGAACTGTCGCTGCTGGGCCACATCGGCCGGTGGGCGCGGGCTACCGCCTGCCGGCAGTTGGCGTCCTGGTCACGGGAGGGGCACGGGCTGTGGCTGTCGGTCAACGTCGCCCCGGCCGAGATGGCCGCGACCACCTTCGTAGCCGACCTGTTGGCCATGCTGGCCGCACAGGGTGTCGGGCCGGAGCGGCTCGTCGTCGAGGTGGCCGAGTCGCTGGTCGCCGAGGAGTTGGCGGCCGCCGAGAATCCGCAGATCCTCGCGCAGTTGGCGAACCTGCGGGCGCACGGGGTGCGGATCGCGTTGGACGACTTCGGCGCCGGTCAGGCGTCGATCGCCCAACTGCGGCGGCTGCCGCTGGACGTCGTCAAGATCGACCGGTCGCTGGTCGCCGGCGCCGGTGCCGGCCCGGACAGCGTCCACCCGATGCTGGAGGCGGTGGCTGGGCTCGGCCGGCGGTTCGGGCTGGAAATCGTTGCTGAAGGGCTGGAGACGGACGGGCAGGTGAGCCAGGCGCAGGTGGCCGGCTGCCGGTTCGGTCAGGGGTACGCCCTGGCCCGCCCCGCACCTGCGGAGCGGACCGAGGCGTACATCGCCGACTTCCCCACCCCGTCGCACTGA
- the glyA gene encoding serine hydroxymethyltransferase, giving the protein MHVPQIPQLTATDPELAALVEGEARRQHDKLRMIASENYVSAAVLEASGTVLTNKYSEGYPGRRYYEGQQFVDPIETLAVERARTLFGAAHANVQPYSGSPANLAVYLAFLSPGDTVLGMSLPMGGHLTHGWSVSATGKWFNSVRYNVSRDTGRIDFDEVRDLARRERPKVIFCGGTAVPRTIDFPAFAEIAREIGAVLVADIAHIAGLVAGGAHPSPIGHADVVTTTTHKTLRGPRGAMILTTEQHAAAIDKAVFPGLQGGPHNHTTAGIAVALREADTDDFRRYAHQVVANAKALAAALVDRGFELISGGTDNHLILADLTGKGVAGKPAAQALDRAGIELNYNTVPYDPRKPFDPSGIRLGTAALTTRGLTEVQMPQVASWLDDAVTAAVKDDGAALDRIAGEVADLLAGYPMPGYAA; this is encoded by the coding sequence GTGCACGTACCGCAGATCCCGCAACTGACCGCCACCGACCCCGAGCTCGCCGCCCTCGTCGAGGGTGAGGCCCGCCGCCAGCACGACAAGCTGCGCATGATCGCCTCGGAGAACTACGTCTCCGCCGCCGTGCTGGAGGCCAGCGGCACGGTGCTGACCAACAAGTACTCCGAGGGCTACCCGGGCCGGCGCTACTACGAGGGCCAGCAGTTCGTCGACCCGATCGAGACGCTCGCCGTCGAGCGGGCCAGGACGCTGTTCGGGGCGGCCCACGCCAACGTCCAGCCGTACTCGGGCTCCCCCGCCAACCTCGCCGTGTACCTCGCCTTCCTCTCCCCCGGCGACACCGTGCTGGGGATGTCGCTGCCGATGGGCGGGCACCTCACCCACGGCTGGTCGGTGTCGGCCACCGGCAAGTGGTTCAACTCGGTCCGCTACAACGTCTCCCGCGACACCGGCCGGATCGACTTCGACGAGGTACGTGACCTGGCCCGCCGCGAACGGCCGAAGGTGATCTTCTGCGGCGGTACGGCGGTGCCGCGGACCATCGACTTCCCGGCCTTCGCCGAGATCGCCCGGGAGATCGGCGCGGTGCTCGTCGCGGACATCGCGCACATCGCCGGCCTGGTCGCCGGCGGCGCGCACCCCTCGCCGATCGGCCACGCCGACGTGGTCACCACCACCACCCACAAGACGCTGCGCGGCCCGCGCGGCGCGATGATCCTCACCACCGAACAGCACGCCGCCGCGATCGACAAGGCAGTCTTCCCGGGCCTGCAGGGCGGCCCGCACAACCACACCACCGCCGGCATCGCCGTCGCGTTGCGCGAGGCCGACACCGACGACTTCCGCCGGTACGCCCACCAGGTGGTCGCCAACGCGAAGGCGCTGGCCGCCGCGCTGGTCGACCGGGGCTTCGAACTGATCTCCGGCGGCACCGACAACCATCTGATCCTGGCCGACCTGACCGGCAAGGGCGTCGCCGGCAAGCCGGCCGCGCAGGCGCTGGACCGGGCCGGGATCGAGCTGAACTACAACACGGTGCCGTACGACCCGCGCAAGCCGTTCGACCCGTCCGGCATCCGGCTGGGCACCGCCGCGCTGACCACCCGCGGTCTGACCGAGGTGCAGATGCCGCAGGTCGCCTCCTGGCTGGACGACGCGGTGACCGCGGCGGTCAAGGACGACGGCGCCGCCCTCGACCGGATCGCCGGGGAGGTCGCCGACCTGCTCGCCGGCTACCCGATGCCCGGCTACGCGGCCTGA
- a CDS encoding carbohydrate ABC transporter permease has translation MSASNVGRAPASTPGSFWNYLFLSLVILFSAFPLYWMVVIASGTDADLAKIPPQLLPGGQLLTNLNEVFTLKNVYFAQSLGNSFIVSSVVTFSVLFFCSLAGFAFAKLRFAGRNALMVVVVLTLTVPNQLGVVALYILMGELGWNGTLVAVIVPGLVTAFGVFYMRQFILEAVPDELIEAGRIDGATTLRIYWSVVLPAVRPAMAVLGLLTFVATWNDFQWPLITLGGTYYPTSMVALSDLASGNYVLYRRVLAGAFVATIPLLIMLFIGGRQIVRGIMEGAVKN, from the coding sequence ATGAGCGCCAGCAACGTCGGCCGAGCCCCGGCCAGTACGCCGGGCAGCTTCTGGAACTACCTGTTCCTCAGCCTCGTCATCCTGTTCTCCGCGTTCCCGCTCTACTGGATGGTGGTGATCGCCAGCGGCACCGACGCCGACCTGGCGAAGATCCCGCCGCAGCTGCTGCCCGGCGGACAGCTGCTCACCAACCTCAACGAGGTCTTCACCCTCAAGAACGTCTACTTCGCGCAGTCGCTGGGCAACAGCTTCATCGTCTCGTCGGTCGTGACGTTCTCGGTGCTGTTCTTCTGTTCGCTGGCCGGCTTCGCCTTCGCCAAGCTGCGGTTCGCCGGCCGCAACGCGCTGATGGTCGTCGTGGTGCTCACCCTCACCGTGCCCAATCAGCTCGGCGTCGTCGCCCTCTACATCCTGATGGGCGAACTCGGCTGGAACGGCACCCTGGTCGCGGTCATCGTGCCCGGCCTGGTCACCGCGTTCGGCGTGTTCTACATGCGGCAGTTCATCCTCGAAGCGGTGCCCGACGAGCTGATCGAGGCCGGCCGGATCGACGGTGCCACCACGCTGCGGATCTACTGGAGCGTGGTGCTGCCGGCGGTCCGCCCGGCGATGGCCGTGCTCGGCCTGCTCACCTTCGTGGCCACCTGGAACGACTTCCAGTGGCCGCTGATCACCCTCGGCGGCACCTACTACCCGACGTCGATGGTGGCCCTGTCCGACCTGGCCAGCGGCAACTACGTGCTGTACCGGCGGGTGCTCGCCGGTGCGTTCGTGGCGACCATCCCGCTGTTGATCATGCTCTTCATCGGTGGTCGGCAGATCGTCCGGGGGATCATGGAAGGCGCCGTCAAGAACTGA
- a CDS encoding extracellular solute-binding protein: MKRRWAPWTRTAAVGAAGALLIAGCSGEPGGGSDDGGTTLTIAFWGDFGLDDLKAAYEAENPGVRINLNSGEYNAQHEDLQKKLIAGSGAADIAAIDEGFVVQFREQADKFVNLLDKGAGQYEERYLDWKWQQTLSADGTTQIGLGTDVGGLAMCYRTDLFAAAGLPTERDEVSALWPDWESFVATGEEYVAASGKKFVDSATNIFNPVLGQQPVGLFDTGDNLAMQGGPKVAFDTAAAVVGAGLSANLAAFSPEWNNGFVNGDFAVLACPAWMMGHIQNTAPDTAGTWDVAAIPGGGGNWGGSFLTIPAQGGNVDEAYKFLEWLIQPEQQIEIFKKVGNLPSQPALYEDPAIVEFSNPFFNDAPVGQIFSATAANLTPQYLGRKNGPVRVAVENVLNRLQSGDLEGKPDEAWTEAIAEAEKAANA, encoded by the coding sequence ATGAAGCGGCGTTGGGCCCCTTGGACACGTACGGCGGCGGTCGGCGCCGCCGGCGCGTTGCTGATCGCCGGCTGCAGCGGCGAACCCGGTGGCGGCAGCGACGACGGCGGCACCACCCTGACCATCGCGTTCTGGGGCGACTTCGGCCTCGACGACCTCAAGGCCGCGTACGAGGCGGAGAACCCGGGCGTGCGGATCAACCTCAACTCCGGTGAGTACAACGCCCAGCACGAGGACCTGCAGAAGAAGCTGATCGCCGGGTCCGGCGCCGCCGACATCGCCGCCATCGACGAAGGGTTCGTCGTCCAGTTCCGCGAGCAGGCCGACAAGTTCGTCAACCTGCTGGACAAGGGCGCCGGCCAGTACGAGGAGCGCTACCTCGACTGGAAGTGGCAGCAGACCCTGTCCGCCGACGGAACCACCCAGATCGGCCTCGGCACCGACGTCGGCGGGTTGGCCATGTGCTACCGCACCGACCTGTTCGCGGCGGCCGGGCTGCCGACCGAACGGGACGAGGTCTCCGCCCTGTGGCCCGACTGGGAGTCGTTCGTCGCCACCGGTGAGGAGTACGTCGCGGCCAGCGGCAAGAAGTTCGTCGACTCGGCCACCAACATCTTCAACCCGGTGCTCGGCCAGCAGCCGGTCGGCCTCTTCGACACCGGCGACAACCTGGCCATGCAAGGCGGTCCGAAGGTCGCCTTCGACACCGCCGCCGCCGTCGTCGGCGCCGGGCTGTCGGCCAACCTCGCCGCCTTCTCCCCGGAGTGGAACAACGGCTTCGTCAACGGCGACTTCGCCGTGCTGGCCTGCCCGGCGTGGATGATGGGCCACATCCAGAACACCGCCCCCGACACCGCCGGCACGTGGGACGTGGCGGCCATCCCCGGTGGCGGCGGCAACTGGGGCGGCTCGTTCCTGACCATCCCAGCGCAGGGCGGCAACGTCGACGAGGCGTACAAGTTCCTGGAGTGGCTGATCCAGCCCGAGCAGCAGATCGAGATCTTCAAGAAGGTCGGCAACCTGCCGTCACAGCCGGCGCTCTACGAGGACCCGGCGATCGTCGAGTTCTCCAACCCGTTCTTTAACGACGCGCCGGTCGGCCAGATCTTCTCCGCCACCGCCGCCAACCTCACCCCGCAGTACCTCGGCCGTAAGAACGGCCCCGTCCGGGTCGCGGTGGAGAACGTCCTCAACCGGCTGCAGAGCGGTGACCTGGAAGGCAAGCCCGACGAGGCGTGGACGGAAGCCATCGCGGAAGCCGAAAAGGCGGCGAACGCGTAA
- a CDS encoding PH domain-containing protein produces the protein MSRRVTVRFRPHQAIMLAAVIAFVGSLPLAGARWYLLPVLLLPLAIAIWAVRSGTDADPAGLRVRALIGQRRIGWSRVAELAPDPQGRAVALLTDGEQVRLPAVRAADLPRLIAASGQPLAPATPPPAAPPTDEPATPTQ, from the coding sequence ATGAGTCGCAGGGTAACTGTCCGGTTCCGGCCGCACCAGGCGATCATGCTGGCGGCGGTGATCGCGTTCGTCGGGTCGCTGCCGCTGGCCGGTGCCCGCTGGTATCTGCTGCCGGTCCTGCTGCTGCCGCTGGCGATCGCGATCTGGGCGGTCCGCTCCGGAACCGATGCCGACCCGGCCGGGCTCCGGGTGCGGGCACTGATCGGCCAGCGCCGGATCGGCTGGTCGCGGGTGGCCGAGCTCGCGCCCGACCCGCAAGGCCGGGCGGTGGCCCTGCTCACCGACGGCGAGCAGGTACGGCTGCCCGCTGTGCGGGCAGCCGACCTGCCCCGGCTGATCGCTGCCAGCGGACAACCGCTGGCCCCGGCGACACCACCGCCAGCGGCACCACCGACCGACGAACCGGCCACGCCGACTCAATAG
- a CDS encoding sugar ABC transporter permease, with the protein MSATRAAPPAPPPEPTWRNRMHRFDMRYMPYILISPFFLLFIAFGLFPIIFNGVVALRHWRLDNADLTGWAGLENFRRLFTDDSFWNALYNTFGIFLLSTVPQLFLALIIASLLNRKLRAQTWFRVGILLPYITPITASTLLFAVFFARDFGIANWVLDVLNLRGEAPIDWRSSKAASWVAIATMVNWKWIGYNALIYLAAMQSIPRDIYEAAAVDGAGPWRQLWRITVPMIRPVVVFTVILSTIGGLQLFTEPMLFEQNSQAATGGSNGQFQTIAQLIYKVGWKDLNLGYAAAMSWALFLIIVIIAVVNALVANRLGGGRR; encoded by the coding sequence ATGTCCGCAACCCGCGCCGCACCACCAGCGCCACCACCCGAGCCGACCTGGCGCAACCGGATGCACCGCTTCGACATGCGGTACATGCCGTACATCCTGATCTCCCCGTTCTTTCTCCTCTTCATCGCCTTCGGGCTCTTCCCGATCATCTTCAACGGCGTGGTGGCGCTGCGGCACTGGCGGCTGGACAACGCCGACCTGACCGGCTGGGCCGGGCTGGAGAACTTCCGGCGGCTGTTCACCGACGACAGCTTCTGGAACGCGCTGTACAACACGTTCGGCATCTTCCTGCTCTCCACTGTGCCGCAGCTGTTCCTGGCCCTGATCATCGCGTCGCTGCTGAACCGCAAGCTGCGGGCGCAGACCTGGTTCCGGGTCGGCATCCTGCTGCCGTACATCACCCCGATCACCGCGTCGACGCTGCTGTTCGCGGTCTTCTTCGCCCGCGACTTCGGCATCGCGAACTGGGTGCTCGACGTGCTGAACCTGCGCGGCGAGGCACCGATCGACTGGCGGTCCAGCAAGGCCGCGTCGTGGGTCGCCATCGCCACCATGGTCAACTGGAAGTGGATCGGCTACAACGCGCTCATCTACCTGGCCGCGATGCAGTCGATCCCGCGCGACATCTACGAGGCGGCGGCGGTCGACGGCGCCGGCCCGTGGCGGCAGCTCTGGCGGATCACCGTGCCGATGATCCGGCCGGTGGTGGTCTTCACCGTGATCCTGTCCACCATCGGCGGGCTGCAACTGTTCACCGAGCCGATGCTGTTCGAGCAGAACTCGCAGGCCGCCACCGGCGGGTCCAACGGCCAGTTCCAGACCATCGCCCAGCTGATCTACAAGGTCGGCTGGAAGGACCTCAACCTCGGGTACGCCGCCGCGATGTCCTGGGCACTGTTCCTGATCATCGTGATCATCGCGGTCGTCAACGCGCTGGTCGCCAACCGGCTGGGCGGAGGCCGTAGATGA